A region of the Candidatus Poribacteria bacterium genome:
ATCCTCAGGGAGATGACCACCCCATTTGGCTATTACCGTGAGGGGCACGGCTATATGGCTATGGCGGAGAGCAGGAGCGGTGCTGTGTGCTGGCTTGCTCTTGAGAACATCGGCGCAAGCCCCTTTGAACTTTATCCGCTCGCTGAAAAGATGCACGAGCTCTTCCTTCGGGATAGGATGCCTAACGGCTGGTGCCCGCCCATCAACGACAATCGTGCGACTTCCACTATCCCTCAGGTGCTCTATGTCTCGCTATATACTGCCCCCTCAACCAGGGCGGCGGCAATGTGGGATTGGAAGACGCAAACTCACATACCCCGAGGGACCCTGCCGGATAGCCATTACGGGTGTTTATTCCTTCTCTTTGATACGCCGGAGAAGGATAAACTCCCTTCCTCACCCCCACCTTGGACGCCGACACAGTTTCTCGGCGATTACCTCGTCTTCCGCTCAGACTGGTCTCCTGACGCTGCTTACCTGTGTCTCAACACGAAACATTTCCCCACAACCTCCGCAAGTCACGACCAGGGAGACCATAACTCCTTCCTCATGTATGCGAAGCGAGCCTTCTTAGCAATTGACGCAGGTTACGGAAATACCGCCGGTCGGTTAATCCACCTCGTAAGGGGGTGGTGTCGTGGCAGCCGTTACGCTCATAACATGATACTGGTTGATGGTCAGAGACCGCGCTCCTATCACAAGTCGCCCTATGTGTATCCCAACGCCCCCTTCCCTCGTAACACCTTTACCACGAAATTCTTTGATTTCGGCGAATCCGTGCTTGAGCAATGGGAATTCAGGAACGAAAGGGGAGAAACATGCGTTTTGAACCATCGTCGGAGCGTCCTATTTCCACACACTTCTCCATCGCCTGCTCAGCATTATTTCATAGTGGCCGATCGGCTTGAGAGCCTGACGGACAACGTTCACACTTACGAATTCGTCCTCAACGGCAATTGTCGCTACCCATACCTCAACCCAAGGCGCCTTGGCGATTTCGTCCAGAGCCCTGCATCGGTGGATGCTGTTCGTAAGGCAAATAATCTCACCGTTGAAAGAAAGCCTGAAGGCGTTGAAGCACGCTGGGTCATTCAGAACTCTGATGGGCAGGATGTTGCTTTCCGAGCCTTCTTCCCCATCTCTCCACAGAGTGTTGAAGTTACAACTGGTGACGGATGGCTTGGCTACCTTAGACCCATTGCCCGCAACAAGTATCTCGTCCTGCGGAAAGAAGGTGTAAGGCATGCCTCCTTTCTCGCCATACTTTATCCCGACCTCATGAACGACCCAAATGACGATGTGTCATTTGGGCGGACCGAGCGTGGCGCACGTCTGACCTTCAAGGACGGCAAGACTCACGTCGTGGAACTCAAGGACTTGAAACCCGAACCAGCTACAAAGGGACTCTACCCCGATATACTCTTTTACGAACTCTCTCCCGAGGGGGAGTTAAACGTCATCTTTTTCGCTCGTGGCAAGGAAATATCGCTTAAGGACTTTGAACTCAAGGCATCCGCCCCTGTCAATGTGCTTGCCTTGGACTTCCGAAAGGCAGGTAAAGCCTCAGGATACATAAGCGTCTCAAAACCCGTTACGCTCAAAATCCGTTCATCCGCCAACTACAACCAAGCGACATTAGATGGAAGGGAGCTCAGGTCATCTTTTGCCAACGGATGGCTGACATTGGAGGGTGTTACCGGTGCTGGAAGGCTCCTGCTCCTCTCAAACTGAATTGCATATTGACATGCACGGGGGCATCCGAACTTCCTTGCTGTCACATTGTCTTCATTTTGCTTATGGTAGTCGCCAATCCCATAGGACTTACGAGAGCCGCCGGGAAAGCCCACTCTTTTAAGGGTGGGATGAAAGGCGGCTTGTTTTTATCTTCGGTTGTGGTATAATACCTTTGACACAAAACCCTAGGGCTGGACCGGTCCGAAGTTAAGCCTCTGGAGAAGATAGCATCTGCAAAGGT
Encoded here:
- a CDS encoding heparinase II/III family protein codes for the protein LKVDGKVIGSKTADIPSMKEVPFTFTWRATEGFHCFVAYADPDGEIPETRKDDNWLLRTLVVGEVRKAHPYLLFRRDYISKLRRWLGNPPKWYARYYEDIKQDAGWIEPDECSGVAGLEEPRALVAAANGLLSLVEPDFKPKKKVEDQWVTVKDSTLTRAKKFLMTMWQFHRGWFSDAPCSIAFYAQTYDFIADRLSPEEDKEVRRRLARAVEERVKELWSNSDPRSRKGPPPPREKSFYPVRRRAYTQGSYIEACAIVVGALALAGHPKADEWLHFGLNAIDEEILREMTTPFGYYREGHGYMAMAESRSGAVCWLALENIGASPFELYPLAEKMHELFLRDRMPNGWCPPINDNRATSTIPQVLYVSLYTAPSTRAAAMWDWKTQTHIPRGTLPDSHYGCLFLLFDTPEKDKLPSSPPPWTPTQFLGDYLVFRSDWSPDAAYLCLNTKHFPTTSASHDQGDHNSFLMYAKRAFLAIDAGYGNTAGRLIHLVRGWCRGSRYAHNMILVDGQRPRSYHKSPYVYPNAPFPRNTFTTKFFDFGESVLEQWEFRNERGETCVLNHRRSVLFPHTSPSPAQHYFIVADRLESLTDNVHTYEFVLNGNCRYPYLNPRRLGDFVQSPASVDAVRKANNLTVERKPEGVEARWVIQNSDGQDVAFRAFFPISPQSVEVTTGDGWLGYLRPIARNKYLVLRKEGVRHASFLAILYPDLMNDPNDDVSFGRTERGARLTFKDGKTHVVELKDLKPEPATKGLYPDILFYELSPEGELNVIFFARGKEISLKDFELKASAPVNVLALDFRKAGKASGYISVSKPVTLKIRSSANYNQATLDGRELRSSFANGWLTLEGVTGAGRLLLLSN